One genomic segment of Streptomyces liangshanensis includes these proteins:
- a CDS encoding PP2C family protein-serine/threonine phosphatase gives MRRNDAARVLLPAARPGRPFAQGVPSWLSAAHDRLRHTHRETGRAPGAPHFGPIGERSYEAHPSVQDDGAVAWWLLDDTDHRLVREALHQERERTAFLVQASNTLLSSLNPGRCMDVIAQLAAEHLADAALVVAPSRGHQLPVVTCVRGGAPVPSHEPVVPDDVPGLGEALRGFPPVPSRWIDPAAAPAWLVPEGFGPVGSIVITPLPGHGVPAGAVVLLRGPEAEAFSEGEEVFARLFAARAGAALSAARMYAEQSSITEVLMRELLPPSLHQISGVDFAGGYRPSADHERVGGDFYDVHPAPVEGQASLATLGDVCGKGLEAAVLTGKIRNTLHALLPMADDHQKMISLLNTALLNSHHTRFATLVLASAVREGSGVKLRLTSAGHPTPLILRAGGTVEEAETRGTLVGAMPSAPARTAALTLAPGEACVLYTDGITEAKGGPMGGVQFGEKRLQRALSECAGMPSESIVERVQMLASQWVGQGAHDDMAVVVISAPRSHHLSAVNGRTRGRFTA, from the coding sequence GTGAGGCGCAACGACGCCGCCCGCGTCCTCCTGCCCGCCGCCCGCCCCGGAAGACCCTTCGCGCAGGGGGTGCCCTCCTGGTTGTCGGCGGCGCACGACCGCCTGCGGCACACACACCGGGAGACCGGCCGGGCCCCGGGCGCACCGCACTTCGGGCCGATCGGCGAGCGCAGTTACGAGGCCCACCCCAGCGTCCAGGACGACGGCGCCGTCGCGTGGTGGCTCCTCGACGACACCGATCACCGCCTCGTCCGCGAGGCCCTCCACCAGGAGCGTGAGCGCACGGCGTTCCTGGTCCAGGCGTCCAACACCCTGCTCTCGTCGCTCAATCCGGGACGCTGCATGGACGTGATCGCGCAGTTGGCCGCGGAGCACCTCGCCGACGCGGCGCTGGTCGTCGCGCCGTCCCGGGGGCACCAGTTGCCCGTCGTGACCTGCGTGCGCGGCGGCGCCCCCGTACCGTCCCACGAACCGGTGGTCCCGGACGACGTGCCGGGACTCGGCGAGGCGCTGCGCGGCTTCCCGCCGGTGCCCTCGCGGTGGATCGATCCCGCGGCCGCGCCCGCCTGGCTGGTGCCCGAGGGGTTCGGCCCGGTCGGCTCGATCGTGATCACACCGCTGCCCGGCCACGGAGTCCCGGCGGGGGCGGTCGTCCTGCTGCGGGGCCCGGAGGCGGAGGCGTTCAGCGAAGGGGAGGAGGTGTTCGCCCGGCTGTTCGCCGCGCGGGCCGGCGCCGCCCTCTCGGCCGCGCGCATGTACGCCGAGCAGTCCTCGATCACCGAGGTGCTGATGCGCGAGCTGCTGCCCCCGTCCCTCCACCAGATCTCCGGGGTGGACTTCGCCGGCGGCTACCGCCCGTCGGCCGACCACGAACGGGTCGGCGGGGACTTCTACGACGTGCACCCCGCGCCCGTCGAGGGCCAGGCGTCGCTGGCCACGCTCGGGGACGTGTGCGGCAAGGGGCTGGAGGCCGCCGTGCTGACCGGCAAGATCCGCAACACCCTGCACGCGCTGCTGCCGATGGCCGACGACCACCAGAAGATGATCAGCCTGCTCAACACCGCCCTGCTGAACTCCCATCACACCCGGTTCGCCACCCTGGTCCTGGCGTCCGCCGTGCGGGAGGGCAGCGGGGTCAAGCTGCGCCTGACCAGCGCCGGACACCCGACCCCGCTCATCCTGCGCGCCGGCGGGACCGTGGAGGAGGCCGAGACGCGCGGCACCCTGGTCGGTGCGATGCCGAGCGCCCCCGCCCGTACCGCGGCGCTCACCCTGGCACCCGGGGAGGCCTGCGTCCTCTACACGGACGGCATCACCGAGGCCAAGGGCGGGCCGATGGGCGGTGTGCAGTTCGGCGAGAAGCGGCTCCAGCGCGCGCTGTCGGAGTGTGCGGGCATGCCGTCGGAGAGCATCGTGGAGCGGGTGCAGATGCTGGCCTCGCAGTGGGTGGGCCAGGGCGCGCACGACGACATGGCCGTCGTCGTGATCTCCGCGCCCCGTTCCCACCACCTGAGTGCGGTGAACGGCCGTACTCGGGGCAGATTCACCGCATGA
- a CDS encoding cobalamin B12-binding domain-containing protein has protein sequence MSTSTRHRPPGGTQVPYLVDALWEAVSAADEYLATGVVLDALEEGADPESLLLDVIAVVQARVGEEWAANRMGVAQEHAATAINERAVAALSSHPAARAARTAPRLGRITVACVDGEWHALPARLLAEVLALRGWRVDYLGAQVPAPHLIAHLHRTDADAVALSSSIATRLPTAHAAITACQAVGVPVLVGGAAFGAAGRYARPLGADAWAPDARAAADRLARGPLPRPRPGHLSVDDLPHLADQEYTTVARSAPALVRTVFGALEDAFPAVRAYDEAQREHTAEDLAHIVEFLATALYLDEDELFTEFVLWTTGILTARGVPAHSLPPALDILARELRDFPRATRILAHATRALTPAHPSTARNPV, from the coding sequence ATGAGTACCAGTACCCGACACCGGCCTCCCGGCGGCACACAGGTCCCGTACCTGGTCGACGCGCTCTGGGAGGCCGTCTCAGCGGCGGACGAGTACCTGGCCACCGGTGTGGTCCTGGACGCGCTGGAGGAAGGCGCGGACCCGGAGAGCCTGTTGCTGGACGTGATAGCCGTGGTGCAGGCCAGGGTCGGCGAGGAGTGGGCCGCGAACCGCATGGGTGTGGCCCAGGAGCACGCGGCCACGGCCATCAACGAGCGGGCCGTCGCCGCCCTCTCGTCCCACCCGGCCGCCCGTGCCGCCCGTACCGCCCCCCGCCTGGGCAGGATCACCGTCGCCTGCGTGGACGGCGAATGGCACGCGCTGCCCGCGCGCCTGCTCGCCGAGGTCCTCGCACTCCGCGGCTGGCGGGTGGACTACCTCGGCGCCCAGGTCCCGGCCCCGCACCTGATAGCCCACCTGCACCGCACGGACGCCGACGCGGTCGCGCTCTCCAGCTCGATCGCCACCCGGCTGCCGACGGCGCACGCCGCGATCACCGCCTGCCAGGCCGTGGGCGTTCCCGTACTCGTCGGAGGAGCCGCGTTCGGGGCCGCGGGACGGTACGCCCGCCCGCTCGGCGCCGACGCCTGGGCGCCCGACGCCCGTGCGGCGGCCGACCGGCTGGCCCGCGGCCCCCTGCCCCGCCCCCGGCCGGGCCATCTGTCGGTCGACGACCTGCCCCACCTGGCCGACCAGGAGTACACGACGGTCGCCCGCAGCGCCCCCGCACTCGTACGCACGGTGTTCGGCGCGCTCGAGGACGCGTTCCCCGCCGTGCGGGCGTACGACGAGGCGCAGCGCGAGCACACCGCGGAGGATCTCGCGCACATCGTGGAGTTCCTCGCCACGGCGCTCTACCTGGACGAGGACGAGCTCTTCACCGAGTTCGTCCTGTGGACCACCGGGATCCTCACCGCTCGCGGCGTACCCGCGCACAGCCTGCCGCCGGCCCTGGACATCCTCGCGCGCGAGCTGAGGGACTTCCCCCGGGCGACCAGGATCCTCGCCCACGCCACGCGCGCCCTGACCCCCGCTCACCCCAGCACCGCCAGGAATCCCGTATGA
- a CDS encoding STAS domain-containing protein, producing the protein MTTTPSPRLRLTTVDTDATVHIELHGDLDYDQADRLLEAVTAKLAEHPRLEDLHLHCAGLGTVDSMGLSALLMIHRRAAAAGVRLHLDDRTTTLDRLLTLTGTREHLTSFPADAAHPSRTPLSAEPPGAAGNARTAARTSEPDGTT; encoded by the coding sequence ATGACCACCACACCCTCCCCCCGCCTGCGGCTGACGACCGTGGACACCGACGCGACGGTCCACATCGAGCTGCACGGCGATCTCGACTACGACCAGGCCGACCGGCTCCTGGAGGCCGTGACGGCGAAGCTCGCCGAACACCCCCGTCTGGAGGACCTGCACCTGCACTGCGCGGGGCTCGGGACCGTCGACTCCATGGGGCTGTCCGCCCTGCTCATGATCCACCGCCGGGCCGCCGCGGCAGGGGTACGTCTCCATCTGGACGACCGCACGACGACCCTGGACCGGCTCCTGACCCTCACGGGCACCCGGGAGCACCTCACGTCGTTCCCCGCCGACGCCGCGCACCCGTCCCGCACGCCCCTCTCCGCGGAACCCCCCGGGGCGGCCGGGAACGCCCGGACGGCGGCCCGTACCTCCGAGCCCGACGGCACCACCTGA